A portion of the Oryzias melastigma strain HK-1 linkage group LG1, ASM292280v2, whole genome shotgun sequence genome contains these proteins:
- the sorbs2a gene encoding sorbin and SH3 domain-containing protein 2 isoform X4 — protein sequence MNTDSGGCARKSVALSLMLSPMKRVQSSPNLATGSESRSSDLDSWRSRSATDGLKNGDASSSSLAAKGFRSVKPNLQDKKSPPQGLPLPDLTAGRFTHRCQSSESLDYPSSIMPKALSPSPYVASGPSMKAGASNESSHTAVGIGSFVSPSASPVTVSALSHYSSSTAGLLDELQICGLDSPGASPTPSPTLSHVSASASTAGPDDALTTSVGSTAAAGTVTNGQVLSHAMNGSAGLPQRPMSPPSYPPPPASLHIGLQRQSRSSEGSESITRESVISGHTSISSTVPIARFSEEEKKVSVLKAPHYEGIGPVDDSGIPIAIRTTVDRPKDWYKTMFKQIHKVHKADDDYSDTYNASYALINSDDLSLSSSTTMAHPPARTHTYRPLSKSPSDNGAQLGAREPSPTPVPPPPPPMPSLLQLRARDSDRERSVPDLNEWGPPDRKVDTRKYRAEPKSIFEYEPGKSSILEHERPSYDDIDLENEPWYKFFSELEFGRPPPKKRLDYNPDISTRQRIETSLHIPPIDQASERPASASSDYRKRRKSEPSSSQANAQPPSRAVTSPKSADACKAGSSLKKPVIRSSPSSPSRAKGGDACNMFSNNLTPAGLYESTSLPPIPSDPDRCQEDGAQEGSSSSKQSVCCANSWPTQNPEADAEKAPPSSGKLKSRSCDDLLTDGHSASGGHNAARSESAGSLVCDGNPPSVSASSHSLPPLHRRRAHDSPGFLQLYRKMHQIDRAQLISSEVIRSVRTRILELERQPHLHRHRLSPWAPSWRVEVPRDMVPNRISEYERLIQKSKSLPNLGDGEVPSGTTTPGGSSSRASSAGGGTPSLPKRRFSIESLLEEDSNNHSRTAPHGLDRLHGPRSPPEGQPRVGPEPGRGPSFPALAAPPAPQANQDFSDSEPDAIASDLSDFIQVEGSSFCSESDFDHCSLTSSESQYGPSAHHSQHLRHHHHHHHHHHSVHQSLSQTQGYQHRHLISTCKGRCPASYTRFTTMLRHEREQARQEHHRPAQQSRSAHPRVPDSQSQQAMSKLAFLVSPVPFRRKKGSPPTSRRSGGAGGRGSRPKSKQAIYEALDAALRDIYEHIQAERGHRSTRPPDDSILRRILAELLPNVPERSSSLRGRRGCWHGGHSSASLCPDGSPTGFAPCRAEPSTPRLQSPRVQSPISACYGRHSEASNMNEYAEERGNGNSFCCSDQDVSRSYSTMDGRHTPQSRRQTPDREVSHKQMTQLILFSLLHQKQPARAIYDFKAQTPKELSFKKGDAVNIIRQIDNNWYEGEHRGRVGILPISYVEKVASSEKQQPIRPPPPAHVREIGEAVARYNFNADTNVELSLRKGERVIVIRQVDQNWYEGKIPDTTKQGIFPVSYVDLVKRSPSKSSAHHVDPHSYHGSRTPSSTPVKPLYHLPPPSSTHDLLCPHPSLRRHDLQAVTSEWLSLTMDLSAFTPARSLASTPTPPTPPPLPVGFKAGSPALLQKGSAPFPSAVPPLTDRLAGFRHAPTSLPFSQPSPPPAPPPPPPPPPLAPPVTHSSFTSPLPDSSFRYTGGRGFQTCDTDPFSKPQVSSSVKTQLPPLKASAHESERSKSPDIELRVKDPYDELLSIISDESNPTVEAFRTPSGDSLPPKLSWDSPSKWGQPKELSCRVDATDKLTANALLEATVYTPVTVKPSPYLLREQPTTQKEDAGECLRLPPGAAEDCNELFIEEEDEAQTDKEEDTPVVNERLCLQAEVSASTLTQFPLTGLLPPSTPPPVTSTLPPLCPSSLSQAPQHEGGVTILSSSSSPHPPPLPRLSASPLPPSVSSPPLLVSHSSDVLSQPTPSSRSSCLPCPAPSCPVSDSQFHAPPPCKTVSPPLSTPRPSAHTAQHPGCRSPKDPVVGGKPPRSPILSRRSYLSPVRGRRRLVQDALHGGGDPYQALYNYIPRNEDELELREGDVVDVMEKCDDGWFVGTSRRSKLFGTFPGNYVKQL from the exons GGCCTTCCACTCCCTGACCTTACAGCAGGGCGCTTTACCCATCGCTGCCAGAGCTCTGAATCCCTTGACTACCCATCAAGCATAATGCCCAAGGCTCTGTCACCTTCCCCGTACGTGGCGAGTGGACCTAGCATGAAAGCCGGTGCGAGCAACGAGTCGAGCCACACCGCGGTGGGCATCGGCAGCTTCGTGTCACCCTCAGCTTCCCCCGTGACGGTTTCTGCCCTCAGCCACTACTCATCATCAACAGCAGGTCTGCTGGATGAGCTGCAGATCTGTGGCCTGGACTCACCTGGTGCTTCTCCCACGCCATCGCCCACTCTCAGCCACGTCTCCGCCTCCGCATCCACTGCTGGCCCTGACGATGCTCTAACAACCTCTGTGGGCTCCACTGCTGCAGCAGGCACTGTCACTAAT GGCCAAGTCCTCTCTCACGCCATGAATGGAAGCGCCGGCCTTCCACAGAGGCCCATGTCGCCCCCGTCATATCCTCCGCCCCCCGCCTCGCTCCACATTGGCCTCCAGAGGCAAAGCAGGAGTTCAG AGGGCAGTGAGTCGATCACCAGGGAGTCGGTGATTTCAGGTCACACCAGCATCAGCAGCACTGTGCCCATCGCTCGCTtctcagaggaagagaagaaggTGTCGGTCCTTAAAGCCCCTCATTACGAAGGCATCGGGCCTGTGGATGACTCAGGCATCCCCATTGCCATTCGCACG ACGGTGGACAGACCTAAAGATTGGTACAAAACTATGTTCAAACAGATTCACAAAGTTCACAAAGCAG ATGACGACTACTCCGACACATACAATGCATCGTACGCCCTGATCAACAGCG ACGACCTCAGCCTGTCGTCCAGCACCACCATGGCGCATCCACCAGCACGGACGCACACCTACAGACCTCTGTCCAAGAGCCCCTCGGACAACGGAGCACAGCTCGGAGCTCGGGAGCCATCACCAACCCCTGTGCCTCCACCGCCTCCACCTATGCCGTCCCTCCTCCAGCTGCGGGCCCGAGACAGTGACCGCGAGAGGAGCGTGCCGGACTT GAATGAATGGGGTCCTCCTGACAGAAAAGTGGACACGCGGAAGTACAGAGCAGAACCCAAGAGTATTTTTGAATATGAGCCGGGGAAGTCCTCCATTCTGGAGCATGAAAGACCA AGCTATGATGACATAGATTTAGAGAACGAGCCGTGGTATAAGTTCTTTTCTGAGTTGGAGTTTGGGCGGCCG CCTCCTAAAAAACGGCTGGATTATAATCCAGACATCTCCACCCGCCAGCGCATTGAG ACATCCCTCCACATCCCTCCCATTGACCAGGCTTCAGAGAGACCTGCAAG tGCTTCCAGCGACtacaggaagaggaggaagtcGGAGCCGTCGAGTTCTCAGGCGAATGCTCAGCCTCCGAGCAGAGCTGTGACGTCCCCTAAATCGGCGGATGCATGCAAAGCCGGCAGCAGCTTAAAGAAGCCCGTAATTCGTTCGTCACCATCCTCACCCTCCAGAGCCAAAG GTGGGGACGCAtgcaacatgttttccaacaatcTGACCCCTGCAGGTCTTTACGAGAGCACCTCCCTGCCCCCCATTCCTTCTGACCCAGATCGTTGCCAAGAGGATGGCGCCCAGGAGGgcagctcctcctccaaacaGTCTGTCTGCTGTGCGAACAGTTGGCCGACGCAAAACCCGGAAGCTGATGCGGAGAAGGCCCCGCCTTCCTCTGGCAAGCTCAAGTCCCGAAGCTGTGATGACTTACTGACCGACGGGCATTCAGCCTCTGGGGGGCACAACGCGGCCCGCTCAGAAAGTGCCGGCTCACTGGTGTGCGATGGGAACCCTCCGTCTGTTTCAGCCTCCAGTCACTCACTGCCTCCTCTTCACCGCCGACGCGCACACGACTCGCCAGGCTTTCTCCAGCTGTATCGTAAGATGCACCAGATCGACCGAGCTCAGCTCATCTCCTCTGAGGTCATCCGTTCGGTTCGCACTCGAATCCTAGAGCTGGAGCGCCAGCCTCATCTGCATCGCCATCGCCTGTCTCCTTGGGCGCCATCCTGGCGTGTCGAAGTGCCACGTGACATGGTGCCAAATCGAATTTCTGAATACGAGCGTCTAATTCAGAAGTCCAAATCTTTGCCCAACTTGGGCGACGGCGAGGTGCCCTCGGGCACCACTACACCAGGCGGCTCATCGTCTCGTGCTAGCAGTGCGGGTGGTGGAACACCCAGTTTACCGAAACGCCGCTTTTCTATAGAGTCATTGCTAGAGGAAGACAGCAACAACCACAGCAGAACTGCTCCGCACGGTTTAGACCGCCTACATGGACCTCGCAGCCCACCTGAAGGCCAGCCTCGTGTTGGGCCAGAGCCGGGCCGCGGTCCGTCTTTTCCTGCTCTCGCCGCTCCCCCGGCCCCTCAGGCCAATCAGGACTTTTCTGACAGTGAACCGGACGCCATTGCATCTGATCTCAGCGATTTCATCCAAGTAGAGGGCTCCTCCTTCTGCAGTGAAAGTGACTTTGATCATTGTTCACTGACCTCCTCTGAGAGCCAGTATGGCCCCTCGGCCCACCACAGTCAGCACCTGCGtcaccaccaccatcaccatcaccaccaccatAGTGTTCACCAAAGTCTCAGCCAAACCCAGGGCTACCAGCACCGCCACCTCATCAGCACCTGCAAAGGTCGCTGTCCAGCCTCATACACCCGCTTTACCACCATGCTTCGTCACGAGCGGGAACAAGCGCGGCAGGAGCACCACCGACCCGCCCAGCAAAGCCGCAGCGCCCATCCCCGAGTCCCAGACTCCCAGTCCCAGCAAGCGATGTCAAAGCTGGCCTTTTTGGTCAGCCCTGTGCCTTTCCGCAGAAAAAAGGGCTCCCCACCTACCTCCAGAAGAAGCGGCGGTGCTGGTGGTCGAGGCAGCAGACCCAAGTCCAAACAGGCCATCTACGAAGCACTAGACGCAGCCTTGAGAGACATTTATGAGCACATTCAAGCAGAGCGAGGCCACAGGAGCACCAGACCGCCGGACGATAGCATCCTGAGGAGAATACTCGCCGAACTGCTGCCAAACGTGCCTGAGAGGAGCTCCTCACTGCGGGGGAGGAGGGGCTGCTGGCACGGGGGGCACTCCTCTGCGTCCTTGTGCCCAGATGGAAGCCCCACGGGGTTCGCTCCGTGCAGAGCGGAGCCCTCCACACCGAGGCTGCAGTCCCCTCGGGTCCAGTCACCGATCAGTGCCTGTTACGGACGGCATTCGGAGGCCTCAAACATGAATGAATACGCAGAGGAGCGGGGCAATGGAAATAGTTTCTGCTGTTCAG ACCAGGATGTCTCTAGAAGTTACTCCACCATGGACGGACGCCACACTCCTCAGAGCCGAAGACAGACCCCAGACAGAGAG GTCTCCCATAAACAGATGACACAACTCATTCTCTTCTCTCTCCTCCATCAGAAACAGCCTGCAAGAGCCATTTATGATTTTAAGGCACAAACTCCAAA GGAGTTGTCATTTAAAAAGGGTGACGCGGTGAACATCATTAGGCAAATAGATAACAACTGGTATGAAGGGGAGCACCGAGGACGAGTGGGGATCCTACCTATTTCATACGTAGAG AAAGTGGCGTCCTCAGAGAAGCAGCAGCCGATCCGTCCGCCTCCTCCTGCACACGTGAGGGAGATCGGAGAGGCGGTGGCCCGCTACAACTTCAATGCTGACACCAATGTGGAGCTGTCATTGAGAAAG GGCGAGCGGGTGATTGTGATCAGGCAGGTGGACCAGAATTGGTACGAGGGGAAGATTCCAGACACAACCAAACAGGGCATCTTCCCCGTGTCCTACGTCGACCTCGTCAAGCGCTCCCCATCCAAGAGCTCCGCCCACCACGTGGATCCACACAGTTACCATGGCAGCAGGACGCCCAGTTCCACACCTGTCAAG CCGCTCTATCATTTACCTCCACCTTCCTCCACTCATGACCTGCTGTGCCCCCACCCCTCTCTGAGAAGGCATGACCTGCAGGCCGTCACCAGCGAGTGGCTGTCCCTCACCATGGATCTGTCCGCTTTCACTCCAGCACGCTCCCTCGCCTCCACCCCTACTCCCCCCACTCCGCCCCCCCTCCCCGTCGGTTTTAAGGCGGGCTCGCCTGCTCTGTTGCAAaaaggctccgccccctttccgTCAGCAGTGCCACCTCTCACAGACAGACTCGCTGGTTTCCGACACGCCCCGACTTCGCTGCCTTTCTCCCAACCCTCTCCCCCACCTgctccaccaccacctcctcctcctcctcctctcgcTCCACCTGTCACTCATTCCTCATTCACCTCTCCTCTACCAGACTCTTCTTTTCGATATACCGGAGGCAGAGGGTTTCAAACCTGTGACACAGATCCCTTTAGTAAGCCTCAGGTTTCCTCCTCTGTAAAGACACAACTTCCACCGCTCAAAGCCTCCGCCCACGAAAGCGAGCGCAGCAAATCCCCCGACATCGAGCTGAGGGTGAAAGACCCCTACGACGAGCTGCTGTCCATCATATCGGACGAGTCAAACCCCACAGTCGAGGCTTTCAGAACGCCCTCAGGTGACTCCCTTCCGCCCAAGCTTAGCTGGGATTCTCCAAGTAAATGGGGTCAGCCAAAAGAACTGTCCTGCCGAGTCGATGCAACCGACAAGCTAACAGCAAACGCTCTGTTAGAGGCAACCGTTTACACGCCTGTAACGGTGAAGCCGAGTCCCTATTTACTCAGAGAGCAGCCGACGACTCAGAAGGAAGACGCGGGTGAATGTCTGAGGCTGCCACCGGGGGCAGCAGAGGACTGCAATGAGTTATTTATTGAGGAAGAGGATGAGGCTCAGACGGACAAAGAGGAAGACACCCCAGTGGTGAATGAGAGGCTCTGTTTACAG GCTGAAGTCTCTGCTTCCACTCTGACTCAGTTTCCTCTCACTGGTCTCCTCCCACCCTCCACACCACCGCCCGTGACCTCCACCCTTCCTCCTTTGTGTCCATCGTCTCTTTCTCAGGCACCCCAGCATGAAGGCGGCGTCAccatcctctcctcctcctcctcccctcaccccccaccccttccCCGACTCTCCGCATCCCCGCTGCCTCCATCTGTGTCCTCGCCCCCCCTTCTCGTCTCACATTCCTCTGATGTTCTCTCCCAGCCCACACCCTCCTCTCGCTCCTCCTGTCTTCCCTGTCCGGCCCCGTCCTGCCCCGTTTCAGACTCGCAGTTCCACGCCCCACCTCCATGTAAAACTGTCTCACCCCCCCTCTCCACACCCCGCCCTTCTGCCCACACCGCCCAGCATCCAGGATGTAGGTCTCCCAAG GATCCGGTTGTTGGCGGTAAACCCCCTCGTAGCCCCATCTTGTCCCGGAGGTCCTATCTGTCACCAGTTAGAGGTCGCAGG cggCTAGTGCAGGACGCTCTACACGGGGGAGGCGATCC GTATCAAGCTCTTTACAACTACATACCTCGCAACGAGGATGAGCTGGAGCTGAGGGAGGGGGACGTTGTGGATGTGATGGAGAAATGCGATGATGGCTGGTTTGTTG GGACCTCCCGAAGGAGCAAGTTGTTTGGTACCTTTCCAGGAAACTACGTGAAGCAGCTATAA